A genomic segment from Candidatus Binatia bacterium encodes:
- a CDS encoding metallophosphoesterase family protein, with protein sequence MRYAIVSDIHGNLESLQTVVLTLADDDALVSLGDVVGYGPNPNECVATLQSRAQHAVLGNHDLAAVENFGVESFNRAAREAIAWTQGVLDAPSREWLNALPYELRFPDFLLVHGAPVNYFEYILDKRTAARAFERTDARIVFVGHTHIAEYWSLDPDGTIGHKHMQHGGEIELEKEKRYIIDVGSVGQPRDLNPQPCFVRYDSDTGRVQWIRYDYPVENVQNKMRAAGLPASLIERLNLGR encoded by the coding sequence ATGCGCTACGCGATCGTCTCCGATATCCACGGCAATCTGGAGTCGCTCCAGACCGTCGTCTTGACGCTCGCCGACGACGACGCGCTCGTCTCGCTCGGCGACGTCGTCGGGTACGGGCCGAATCCGAACGAATGCGTCGCGACGCTGCAGAGTCGCGCGCAGCACGCGGTGCTCGGAAATCACGACCTCGCCGCGGTCGAGAACTTCGGTGTCGAGAGCTTTAACCGCGCCGCGCGCGAGGCGATTGCCTGGACGCAGGGCGTTCTCGACGCCCCGAGCCGCGAATGGCTCAACGCGCTTCCCTACGAGTTGCGCTTCCCCGATTTTCTGCTCGTCCACGGCGCGCCGGTGAACTACTTCGAGTACATCCTCGACAAGCGGACGGCGGCGCGCGCGTTCGAACGCACCGACGCCCGGATCGTCTTCGTCGGTCATACCCACATCGCCGAGTACTGGTCGCTCGACCCCGACGGCACGATCGGGCACAAGCACATGCAGCACGGCGGCGAGATCGAGTTGGAGAAGGAGAAGCGCTACATCATCGACGTCGGCAGCGTCGGCCAGCCGCGCGATCTCAATCCGCAACCCTGCTTCGTTCGCTACGATTCCGACACGGGACGCGTGCAGTGGATCCGCTACGATTATCCGGTCGAGAACGTCCAGAACAAGATGCGGGCCGCCGGTCTCCCCGCGTCGCTGATCGAGCGACTGAATCTCGGACGATGA
- a CDS encoding PaaI family thioesterase, whose amino-acid sequence MSDGVPFDDGNCFACGPSNPIGMHLHFDLADDGDGVVARATLAPVFQGWRGIAHGGIVMALLDEAMAHAAGYAGHRGVTASVSVRFRKPVPL is encoded by the coding sequence ATGAGCGACGGCGTACCTTTCGACGATGGCAACTGCTTCGCGTGCGGGCCGAGCAATCCGATCGGCATGCACCTGCATTTCGACCTCGCCGATGATGGCGACGGCGTCGTCGCGCGCGCCACGCTCGCGCCGGTCTTTCAAGGCTGGCGCGGCATCGCCCACGGCGGCATCGTGATGGCGCTGCTCGACGAGGCGATGGCGCACGCAGCCGGCTACGCGGGACATCGCGGCGTCACCGCGAGCGTCAGCGTGCGCTTTCGCAAGCCGGTGCCGCTCGA